In the genome of Torulaspora globosa chromosome 2, complete sequence, the window CAGGCTCTTGATGATCGGCTGGTATATGTGCTGGGCCGCGCGGCGGTGCCGCCGCGCGTTTGCCAATGCGGTATGGTGAAAATTTGGATATAGGCGTCTTGTTAGTAGTGCAAAGGGCACTAGTAGGAGTAGTATTCGGTCGATTTGGGCGTCGCAGCTTCCCGACGTGGAGCACTCTAGCAGCGCTTCTTGCAAGTATGTGAAGCCTTTCTGGAAGTCGGACTCGTAGCAGCCGTAGTACTCGCCCATGTAGTAGTTGTAGAGGACCTTGTGTTTCGCGTGGTGGGCGGCTAGACTCTGGGAGAGCGTCGGGATCTCGTTCACACGGCTTTGTAGCACTTTGACGAGGTTTTTGGCCATGTCTCGGTTCTCTAGCTTGCGGTAGAGTTGGAACTCGAGGTTCGCGAACAGGTAGCAGCCGATCTTGCGGTTGCGCGGCAGCTCTGGGTTTCTGTCGTTCAAACACAGATTGAAGCTGCGGTGGATGGTGCGGCCGCACCTCTCGAGGAGGTTTTCTCCGGAGGCGCTGGTTCTTGTCTTCTGTGCTATTTGGAAATACTGGTTCGCGACAACGTACAGAGGATACACGATCCAGTTGGTCTCTTGCTCGGCTATCCGATTCAAGAGCCTCAGTTGTTCGTCTGCCAGTTCGAATCTCTTGTCCCTGTTGTCATTGACCCAGCACTGGAACTTAAGCTCCATGGTGACGTTATACAGCTGGTCCAGTTTGCCGTCGTTTTGGAGCGTCAGTATGAAGTCT includes:
- a CDS encoding uncharacterized protein (ancestral locus Anc_7.452), with product MVKVNLNRYFVEKRYDDQFLQFLRNDNFNESQDFILTLQNDGKLDQLYNVTMELKFQCWVNDNRDKRFELADEQLRLLNRIAEQETNWIVYPLYVVANQYFQIAQKTRTSASGENLLERCGRTIHRSFNLCLNDRNPELPRNRKIGCYLFANLEFQLYRKLENRDMAKNLVKVLQSRVNEIPTLSQSLAAHHAKHKVLYNYYMGEYYGCYESDFQKGFTYLQEALLECSTSGSCDAQIDRILLLLVPFALLTRRLYPNFHHTALANARRHRRAAQHIYQPIIKSLLTGNLKDYDAHFAKHELFFLRNGLFVAMSLLRELVLLKLVKTCWTVLNHVTVVPLSTIAIGYLASLHGTRKKPKRLTTPINDSLLDELECQLANLICKNAIKGYLSHSNRCLVLSKKDPFPHSSHVTQL